The Xanthobacter flavus genome includes a window with the following:
- a CDS encoding type I polyketide synthase, whose protein sequence is MDSVDLLEGELKAVISQGLTESRPTEPLAVAVVGIGCRFPGGIASGADYWSFLVGKRCGIREIPADRWNFRNYYDPDPECAGRSYSKWGGFLTGDVFSFDPAFFDMAPREVMSMDPQQRLLLQVAFETVEDSGITLRTLQKKRTGVFVGISTSDFSYSQRYRRVATDIFAGTGSAYSIAANRISHRLDFTGPSMALDTACSSALVAVDQAIRHLSMGTCDVALAGGVNMMLDPGPFVAFSSANMLSATGAIYTFDARADGFVRGEGCGLVLLKPLARAVADGDHIYAVLRGSTVNQDGRTPTLTAPSDVAQTAMLNSLLEQTGIDPEDVGYVEAHGTGTPVGDPIEASAIGRVFGAGRVDRPVLVGSFKPNLGHLESASGIAGLIKIVLSAHHGVVPPNLNFERPNPNIPFDALGLKVPVEPTPYDAEDGVRLSVVNSFGFGGTNASVAVESWHGGARTAKAAPARAVPTDDPAFIPLSANGKPALALWAEELAEAVDDGGALSGVSYDSLSQVLKTSRDHLNERAVLLADRAAQDLPYKLRMLALGADAPAEEFEAVAPYIITGRARPRRLAFTFSGQGGQWWAMGRKLLTTDPVYRAFVDEFDAVLKPWTGWSVVEEVLKDESKTRINDADVTQASIFTMQVGLYRMWRARGLTPELLVGHSFGEVATTYIAGCIDLETCAKIIYHRGLIPHGSTRRGAMATLGVTYDQLAPLLPDDGTVVVAAYNGPTAQTISGMEGPVDAVLAEVKRLFPDVLARRLTMDFGWHSPHLDDCEAKFRAGLGEIDWKPPSIPIVSTVTAMLETRFDSEYWWQNLRQPVNYKKAIDFCLDLGIDAFLELGPHRTVTPLIHGISQERNASVVAVPSLERQGDDRLVMARSMASLYVNGVSFDWTEAAKDGSDEAPARADHLALPRRPWANERLVQLPLEAKQFLFDDDRHPLLGWRESGPEPAWTNEITLKSLKYLADHRPGGDCLFPTVGYVEMMTAALRELFGAAPVELRDFKIMEALSIGTDDVVLLRTSYDPVTNRLRISSLKRDTDEDWRLRVEAYGWQHAFTLPRAKFDPAVLAGTPAITREDFYRLTARHGLDYGPTFQAVEALWLPGPRHAVARIVSSEAARRTGFVAFPGLFDSVLQAGLVVDDVEAGLWIPGAPLPEMEEVEGKYRLMLPIGIRKVMVAGPLPSEVICEFFTDPRDDTGIYRVYALDGTPLLAVENLQVKTLGALKASTGEGAVVIDETYESDADKPPAPVRTGRWLLVTGDAAETASLTAALEAQGSTVETMDPAPLFAMEAEAFTARLEAMLAAAEGLVGIIYAATAGTHLADAEALSTEALLAAVEPAANGLVTVGKALDLLRTAPLRPTLVVLGRAGRRVPGDGAMTTDGLADAPLLGLSRTIANECPEFAVRHVDANPAAFAAGATLAQAVAEESAEAEIVLRGAGRLVPRLRQSELAAQAPKHCVIAAGTDRSNFTVTMTQPGVIDNVVLRECRYPTPKAGEVVVEVAAVGLNFRDIMAATSILPDEQDGEGAWWRNLGLEFAGTIQSVGEGVTGFKPGDRVMGMGKGFLRRFAAADARFLMHVPDTVDLKDAATLPAAFMTAHYSLVDIGRLLPEEQVLVHLATGGVGLAAIQVARNIGADILASAGSDAKRDHLRALGIVHVMNSRSLEFAEDVRAATKGRGVDVVLNALSGAGIDKGLECLAPFGRFVEIGKRDLAQDKPIGLKSLYYNNSYSVIDLSTIADERPARLSSLLRAVEAEVARGAYRPLVATRFPVSRAADAMRLFAKAQHIGKVVLTFDEPEVEVEIDLAQPMQLSGEASYLVTGGLRGFGVAVADYLSRAGAGRLLLAGRNGTPDEDSAPAIAAIQARGTEVVPLALDVTDPQAVEAVIAAYAASDKPLKGIVHGAAVIEDGFLAQLDAAQISRVIRPKVGGGWSLHRAVAKHGAALDFFVSFSSLAQVIGSPGQANYTAANAFLNALGSFRKGRGVAGSSVAWGSIAGSGFVARSEALGNYLESIGMKPVPDTEAAASLGTLLRAEEENPAFARADWSAIARALARTAGTGRVKPLLAQRSAGRSRIQADLLAAPREQWDAMLADLIRGEVAKVLKVAAADIPPDRRLSELGLDSLSSFELKNRIEAHVDVNIPVAKFLQTPTITGLSGVVAATFEAAQKARAASAEALAAGGEGTAGNAGPLAFRPLVRQEALIALATRPMTTQAVRDALEVSASRAVPAGVAFEQLAQALADLAAAQDGLRLTATETGSIVLNGAPDLEWVASAGALAPVTQPGPLWRFGVSKFGVSKGADGTLTLHARAHRAAADALSPHLALAALLAAVETAPSAGAPFTAFAAEGRPADGSPEQGRHLAFWKEVLRAVSPALRTGVRSLALAPAGFGLNRGPVGRLTARIDMPGFAALTVAEQEALLLTALARSLATRHDAQALVIECHDPARRDGLLGPVSTSVPLLMDRLCEAPDRIVRRTRQRLAMARDHRALDTAALESLLGTKLNAAGAALRQLGFAYVDAASASALAARGVADPLAALADPFNELRFDAVAEGDGVRLVLAIDTAAFDAGAARPFLDAFAATLETLGGSAATLSDATWHAPAEALTRTAAAAPEPVAASAPVRVSGEREVPLSLKQGLLLRSFMRPQTGYACRAAWTVNRAFRISPRMDIERLRRALRLVEERQEALRSRFIVDDNGRPRVFILPPGEPPLVVEDMPDADEAQMEARVAELIGDPMDPFTNPPYRITVLRCGPEGDVVVAHGHHTVFDGWSLGLFVEELFQAFLGIPLPPPEMDVETYVNTFERATDPAFMAERDAYLRSLYAVDPPPVPNFGRRAKGLAPNFDLTQGGPAGEMYAFLSADGQQRLQARARAAGVTETALLIAAVGQTVAALGGVDDVMLNVPTAMRTDRRLNGFISWVAGSALLRAPARATPRLETLAASLADQLNRAMPYVPFEYAALDGAVHDEVIAAGSYLALYQTGMQAPDRFARGATTSTLQRQGKAEVLDLGHIKVAPMSPKLMRYAINEFDLRSFQSADGLAYRLGFDLTALTPDEGRGLLEEVLDRMGLGGSGCTGIVDTDEEQPA, encoded by the coding sequence ATGGACAGTGTCGATCTGCTCGAAGGCGAGTTGAAAGCCGTCATTTCCCAAGGCCTCACCGAGTCGAGGCCCACTGAACCCCTCGCCGTTGCCGTGGTCGGCATCGGCTGCCGGTTCCCCGGCGGGATCGCGAGCGGGGCGGATTATTGGTCTTTCCTCGTCGGAAAACGCTGCGGCATCCGGGAAATTCCGGCCGACCGCTGGAATTTCCGCAATTATTACGATCCCGACCCCGAATGCGCCGGGCGCTCCTATTCCAAATGGGGCGGCTTCCTCACCGGCGACGTGTTCAGCTTCGATCCCGCCTTCTTCGACATGGCCCCGCGCGAGGTCATGTCCATGGACCCGCAGCAGCGGCTGCTGCTGCAGGTGGCGTTCGAGACCGTGGAGGATTCCGGCATCACCCTGCGCACGCTTCAGAAGAAGCGTACCGGCGTATTCGTCGGTATTTCCACATCGGACTTCAGCTATTCCCAGCGCTACCGGCGTGTCGCCACCGACATCTTCGCCGGCACCGGCTCGGCCTATTCCATCGCCGCGAACCGCATCTCCCACCGGCTCGACTTCACCGGCCCGAGCATGGCCCTCGACACGGCCTGCTCGTCGGCGCTTGTTGCGGTGGATCAGGCGATCCGCCATCTCTCCATGGGCACCTGCGACGTGGCTTTGGCCGGCGGCGTGAACATGATGCTGGACCCCGGCCCCTTCGTCGCCTTCTCCAGCGCCAACATGCTGTCGGCGACGGGCGCCATCTACACCTTCGATGCCCGCGCCGACGGATTCGTGCGCGGCGAGGGCTGCGGCCTCGTGCTCCTGAAGCCGCTCGCCCGTGCGGTGGCCGATGGCGACCACATCTACGCGGTGCTGCGCGGCTCGACCGTCAATCAGGACGGCCGCACGCCGACCCTCACCGCGCCCAGTGACGTAGCCCAGACGGCCATGCTCAACAGCCTGCTGGAGCAGACCGGCATCGACCCGGAAGACGTGGGCTATGTGGAGGCGCATGGCACCGGCACGCCGGTGGGCGACCCCATCGAGGCGAGCGCCATCGGCCGCGTGTTCGGCGCGGGGCGGGTGGACCGGCCGGTGCTGGTGGGCTCCTTCAAGCCCAATCTTGGCCATCTGGAATCCGCGTCCGGCATCGCCGGCCTCATCAAGATCGTGCTCTCGGCGCACCATGGCGTGGTGCCGCCAAACCTGAATTTCGAGCGGCCGAACCCCAACATCCCGTTCGATGCCCTCGGCCTCAAGGTACCGGTGGAGCCGACCCCCTACGATGCCGAGGACGGGGTGCGCCTCTCCGTGGTGAATTCCTTCGGCTTCGGCGGCACCAACGCCTCGGTGGCGGTGGAGAGCTGGCACGGCGGCGCGCGGACCGCGAAGGCCGCGCCCGCGCGGGCGGTGCCGACCGACGATCCCGCCTTCATCCCCCTCTCCGCCAACGGCAAGCCGGCGCTCGCGCTCTGGGCCGAGGAACTGGCCGAGGCGGTGGACGACGGCGGCGCGCTCTCCGGCGTCTCCTACGACAGCCTCTCGCAGGTGCTGAAGACCAGCCGCGACCATCTCAACGAGCGCGCCGTGCTCCTCGCCGACCGTGCGGCGCAGGATCTGCCCTACAAGCTCAGGATGCTGGCGCTGGGCGCCGACGCGCCGGCGGAAGAGTTCGAGGCGGTCGCGCCGTACATCATCACCGGCCGCGCGCGGCCGCGCCGGCTCGCCTTCACTTTCTCGGGGCAGGGCGGGCAGTGGTGGGCCATGGGCCGCAAGCTGCTCACCACCGATCCCGTCTACCGCGCCTTCGTGGACGAGTTCGACGCCGTGCTGAAGCCGTGGACCGGCTGGTCCGTGGTCGAAGAGGTGCTGAAGGACGAGAGCAAGACCCGCATCAACGACGCGGACGTGACGCAGGCCTCCATCTTCACCATGCAGGTAGGCCTCTACCGCATGTGGCGCGCGCGCGGCCTCACGCCCGAACTGCTGGTGGGCCACAGCTTCGGCGAGGTGGCGACCACCTATATCGCCGGCTGCATCGATCTCGAAACCTGCGCGAAGATCATCTACCACCGCGGCCTCATCCCCCACGGCAGCACGCGCCGCGGCGCCATGGCGACGCTGGGCGTCACCTATGACCAGCTCGCGCCTTTGCTGCCCGACGACGGCACCGTGGTGGTGGCCGCCTATAATGGCCCCACGGCCCAGACCATCTCCGGCATGGAAGGCCCGGTGGACGCCGTGCTCGCCGAGGTGAAGCGCCTGTTCCCGGATGTCCTCGCCCGCCGCCTCACCATGGATTTCGGCTGGCACTCGCCCCATCTCGACGATTGCGAGGCGAAGTTCCGCGCCGGCCTCGGCGAGATCGACTGGAAGCCGCCGTCCATCCCCATCGTCTCCACCGTCACCGCCATGCTGGAGACGCGGTTCGACAGCGAATACTGGTGGCAGAACCTGCGCCAGCCGGTGAATTACAAGAAGGCCATCGATTTCTGCCTCGACCTCGGCATCGACGCCTTCCTGGAGCTGGGGCCGCACCGCACGGTGACGCCGTTGATCCACGGCATCTCGCAGGAGCGCAACGCGTCCGTGGTGGCGGTGCCCTCGCTGGAGCGGCAGGGCGACGATCGCCTCGTCATGGCCCGCTCCATGGCGAGCCTCTATGTGAACGGTGTGTCCTTCGACTGGACCGAGGCGGCGAAGGACGGCTCCGATGAGGCGCCCGCCCGCGCCGACCACCTTGCCCTGCCGCGCCGCCCATGGGCCAACGAGCGCCTGGTGCAGCTGCCGCTGGAGGCGAAGCAGTTCCTGTTCGACGACGACCGCCACCCGCTGCTCGGCTGGCGCGAGAGCGGGCCGGAGCCGGCCTGGACCAACGAAATCACGCTGAAGAGCCTCAAGTACCTCGCCGATCACCGCCCCGGCGGCGACTGCCTGTTCCCCACGGTCGGCTATGTGGAGATGATGACGGCGGCGCTGCGCGAGCTGTTCGGCGCGGCCCCGGTGGAATTGCGCGACTTCAAGATCATGGAGGCGCTCTCCATCGGCACGGACGACGTGGTGCTGCTGCGCACGTCATATGATCCGGTCACCAACCGCCTGCGCATTTCCTCGCTCAAGCGCGACACGGATGAGGACTGGCGCCTGCGCGTCGAGGCCTATGGCTGGCAGCACGCCTTCACCTTGCCCAGGGCGAAATTCGATCCGGCGGTGCTCGCCGGCACCCCGGCCATCACGCGGGAGGATTTCTATCGTCTCACCGCCCGCCACGGGCTTGATTACGGCCCCACCTTCCAGGCGGTGGAGGCGCTCTGGCTGCCCGGCCCGCGCCATGCGGTGGCGCGCATCGTCAGCTCCGAGGCGGCGCGGCGCACCGGCTTCGTCGCCTTCCCCGGCCTGTTCGATTCCGTGCTGCAGGCCGGCCTCGTCGTGGACGACGTGGAGGCCGGGCTCTGGATCCCCGGCGCGCCATTGCCGGAGATGGAGGAGGTAGAGGGCAAGTATCGCCTCATGCTCCCCATCGGCATCCGCAAGGTGATGGTGGCCGGCCCGCTGCCGAGCGAGGTCATCTGCGAGTTCTTCACCGACCCGCGCGACGACACCGGCATCTATCGCGTCTACGCGCTGGACGGCACGCCGCTTCTGGCGGTGGAAAACCTCCAGGTGAAGACGCTGGGCGCGCTGAAGGCGTCCACCGGCGAGGGCGCCGTCGTCATCGACGAGACCTATGAGAGCGATGCGGACAAGCCGCCGGCCCCGGTGCGCACCGGCCGCTGGCTGCTGGTGACCGGCGATGCCGCCGAGACCGCATCGCTGACCGCCGCTCTGGAGGCACAGGGTTCCACGGTCGAGACCATGGACCCGGCCCCGCTCTTCGCCATGGAGGCCGAGGCCTTCACGGCCCGGCTGGAGGCGATGCTTGCGGCGGCGGAAGGGCTCGTCGGCATCATCTATGCCGCCACCGCCGGCACCCATCTGGCGGACGCCGAGGCTCTGTCCACCGAGGCGCTGTTGGCCGCCGTGGAGCCGGCGGCCAACGGCCTCGTCACGGTGGGCAAGGCGCTCGACCTGCTGCGCACCGCGCCGCTTCGGCCCACCCTCGTCGTGCTCGGCCGCGCCGGGCGGCGGGTGCCCGGCGACGGGGCCATGACCACGGACGGCCTCGCCGATGCGCCGCTCCTCGGCCTCAGCCGCACCATCGCCAATGAATGCCCGGAATTCGCCGTCCGCCATGTGGACGCGAACCCCGCCGCCTTCGCGGCCGGGGCGACGCTGGCCCAGGCGGTGGCGGAGGAGAGCGCGGAGGCGGAGATCGTGCTGCGCGGCGCGGGCCGCCTCGTGCCGCGCCTGCGCCAGAGCGAGCTTGCCGCCCAGGCGCCGAAGCACTGCGTGATCGCGGCCGGTACCGACCGCTCCAACTTCACCGTGACGATGACCCAGCCCGGCGTCATCGACAATGTGGTGCTGCGCGAATGCCGCTATCCGACCCCCAAGGCGGGCGAGGTGGTGGTGGAGGTCGCGGCCGTGGGCCTCAACTTCCGTGACATCATGGCGGCCACCTCCATCCTGCCGGACGAGCAGGACGGCGAGGGCGCGTGGTGGCGCAATCTGGGCCTCGAATTCGCCGGCACGATCCAGAGCGTGGGCGAGGGCGTCACCGGCTTCAAGCCCGGCGACCGGGTGATGGGCATGGGCAAGGGCTTCCTGCGCCGCTTCGCCGCCGCCGATGCCCGCTTCCTCATGCACGTGCCGGACACGGTGGATCTGAAGGACGCCGCGACCCTGCCGGCCGCCTTCATGACCGCCCATTACTCGCTGGTGGACATCGGCCGCCTGCTGCCCGAGGAGCAGGTGCTGGTGCATCTCGCCACCGGCGGCGTCGGCCTTGCCGCCATCCAGGTGGCGCGCAACATCGGCGCCGATATCCTCGCCTCCGCCGGTTCCGACGCCAAGCGTGACCATCTCAGGGCGCTGGGCATCGTCCATGTGATGAACTCGCGCAGCCTCGAATTCGCCGAGGACGTGCGCGCGGCTACAAAAGGGCGGGGCGTGGACGTGGTGCTGAATGCGCTTTCGGGCGCGGGCATCGACAAGGGGCTGGAATGCCTCGCGCCGTTCGGCCGCTTCGTGGAGATCGGCAAGCGCGATCTCGCGCAGGACAAGCCCATCGGCCTCAAGTCCCTCTATTACAACAATTCCTACTCCGTCATCGACCTCTCCACCATCGCCGACGAGCGCCCGGCGCGGCTCTCCTCTTTGCTGCGGGCGGTGGAGGCGGAGGTGGCGCGCGGCGCCTACCGGCCGCTGGTGGCGACGCGCTTCCCGGTGTCCCGCGCGGCGGATGCCATGCGCCTGTTCGCCAAGGCGCAGCACATCGGCAAGGTGGTGCTCACCTTCGACGAGCCGGAGGTGGAGGTGGAGATCGACCTCGCCCAGCCCATGCAGCTCTCCGGCGAGGCGAGCTATCTCGTCACCGGTGGCCTGCGCGGCTTCGGTGTCGCGGTGGCGGACTATCTGAGCCGGGCCGGCGCCGGGCGCCTGCTGCTCGCCGGCCGCAACGGCACGCCGGATGAAGACTCCGCGCCGGCCATCGCGGCCATCCAGGCGCGGGGGACGGAGGTGGTGCCGCTCGCCCTCGATGTCACCGACCCGCAAGCGGTCGAGGCGGTGATCGCCGCTTATGCGGCCTCCGACAAGCCGCTGAAGGGCATCGTCCACGGCGCGGCGGTGATCGAGGACGGCTTCCTCGCCCAGCTCGACGCGGCGCAGATCAGCCGCGTCATCCGCCCCAAGGTGGGCGGCGGCTGGAGCCTGCACCGCGCGGTGGCAAAGCATGGCGCGGCGCTGGATTTCTTCGTCAGCTTTTCCTCGCTGGCGCAGGTCATCGGCAGCCCGGGACAGGCGAACTACACGGCGGCCAACGCCTTCCTCAACGCGCTGGGCTCGTTCCGCAAGGGGCGGGGTGTCGCCGGCTCGTCGGTGGCGTGGGGCTCCATCGCCGGCTCGGGCTTCGTCGCCCGCTCCGAGGCGCTGGGCAATTATCTCGAAAGCATCGGCATGAAGCCGGTGCCGGACACGGAAGCGGCGGCCTCGCTGGGCACGCTGCTGCGCGCCGAGGAGGAGAACCCCGCGTTCGCTCGCGCCGACTGGTCCGCCATCGCCCGCGCGCTCGCCCGCACGGCCGGCACGGGCCGGGTGAAGCCGCTGCTGGCGCAGCGGTCCGCCGGGCGCTCGCGCATCCAGGCGGATCTCCTCGCCGCCCCGCGCGAGCAGTGGGACGCCATGCTTGCCGATCTCATCCGTGGCGAGGTGGCGAAGGTGCTGAAGGTGGCCGCCGCCGACATCCCGCCCGACCGGCGGCTGTCGGAGCTGGGGCTCGATTCGCTCTCCTCCTTCGAGCTGAAGAACCGCATCGAGGCCCATGTGGATGTGAACATCCCCGTGGCCAAGTTCCTGCAGACCCCCACCATCACCGGCCTCTCCGGCGTGGTGGCCGCCACCTTCGAGGCGGCGCAGAAGGCCCGCGCGGCGAGCGCGGAAGCTCTTGCGGCGGGCGGGGAGGGGACGGCCGGAAACGCCGGTCCGCTGGCCTTCCGCCCGCTGGTGCGGCAGGAGGCGCTCATTGCCCTCGCCACCCGGCCCATGACCACGCAGGCGGTGCGCGACGCGCTGGAGGTCTCGGCCTCCCGCGCCGTGCCGGCCGGCGTCGCCTTCGAACAGCTGGCGCAGGCGCTGGCCGATCTCGCGGCGGCGCAGGATGGCCTGCGCCTCACCGCCACAGAGACCGGCTCGATCGTGCTCAACGGTGCGCCGGACCTGGAATGGGTGGCCTCCGCCGGCGCGCTCGCCCCGGTGACGCAGCCGGGGCCGCTGTGGCGGTTCGGGGTTTCCAAGTTCGGCGTCTCCAAGGGTGCCGATGGCACGCTGACGCTCCATGCCCGCGCCCACCGCGCGGCGGCGGATGCGCTCTCGCCCCATCTCGCCCTCGCGGCCTTGCTGGCGGCGGTGGAAACCGCCCCCTCCGCAGGCGCGCCCTTCACCGCCTTCGCGGCGGAAGGCCGCCCGGCCGATGGCTCGCCGGAGCAGGGGCGCCATCTCGCCTTCTGGAAGGAAGTGCTGCGCGCCGTTTCGCCCGCGCTCCGGACCGGGGTGCGCTCGCTGGCGCTGGCGCCGGCCGGCTTCGGGCTCAATCGTGGGCCGGTGGGGCGCCTCACCGCCCGCATCGACATGCCCGGCTTCGCCGCCTTGACGGTCGCCGAGCAGGAGGCGCTGCTGCTCACCGCCCTCGCGCGCTCCCTCGCCACGCGGCACGACGCACAGGCGCTGGTGATCGAGTGTCACGATCCGGCGCGGCGCGACGGGCTGCTCGGCCCGGTCTCGACCTCCGTGCCTCTGCTTATGGACCGGCTGTGCGAGGCGCCCGACCGGATCGTGCGCCGGACCCGCCAGCGGCTCGCCATGGCCCGGGATCACCGGGCGCTGGACACGGCGGCGCTGGAATCGCTGCTCGGCACCAAGCTCAACGCGGCCGGGGCGGCGCTCCGGCAGCTCGGATTTGCCTATGTGGATGCCGCCTCCGCGTCGGCGCTCGCCGCGCGCGGCGTGGCGGACCCGCTGGCGGCCCTGGCGGACCCGTTCAACGAGCTGCGGTTCGATGCGGTGGCGGAGGGCGACGGCGTGCGCCTCGTCCTCGCGATCGACACGGCGGCCTTCGACGCCGGGGCCGCGCGCCCCTTCCTCGACGCCTTCGCCGCGACGCTGGAGACCCTCGGCGGCAGCGCCGCGACGCTCTCCGATGCCACATGGCACGCCCCGGCCGAGGCCCTGACCCGCACCGCCGCGGCGGCGCCCGAACCGGTGGCCGCGTCTGCCCCGGTGCGGGTGAGCGGCGAACGGGAGGTGCCTCTCTCGCTCAAGCAGGGGCTGCTGCTGCGCTCCTTCATGAGGCCACAGACCGGCTACGCCTGCCGGGCCGCCTGGACCGTCAACCGCGCCTTCCGCATCTCCCCGCGGATGGATATCGAGCGCCTGCGCCGGGCGCTGCGGCTGGTGGAGGAGCGGCAGGAGGCGCTGCGCTCCCGCTTCATCGTCGACGACAACGGCCGGCCGCGCGTCTTCATCCTGCCGCCCGGCGAGCCGCCGCTGGTGGTGGAGGACATGCCCGACGCCGACGAGGCGCAGATGGAGGCCCGCGTCGCCGAGCTGATCGGCGATCCCATGGACCCCTTCACCAATCCGCCCTATCGCATCACCGTCCTGCGCTGCGGGCCGGAGGGCGACGTGGTGGTGGCGCACGGGCACCACACGGTGTTCGACGGCTGGTCCCTGGGCCTGTTCGTGGAGGAGCTGTTCCAGGCCTTCCTCGGCATCCCGCTGCCACCGCCGGAGATGGATGTCGAAACCTATGTGAATACGTTCGAGCGGGCGACCGATCCGGCCTTCATGGCCGAGCGCGACGCCTATCTGCGCAGCCTCTACGCGGTGGACCCGCCGCCGGTGCCCAACTTCGGGCGCCGGGCCAAGGGCCTCGCCCCGAATTTCGACCTCACCCAGGGCGGGCCGGCGGGCGAGATGTACGCCTTCCTCAGCGCCGACGGCCAGCAGCGGCTTCAGGCCCGCGCGCGGGCGGCCGGCGTCACCGAGACGGCGCTGCTCATCGCCGCCGTCGGCCAGACGGTGGCGGCGCTTGGTGGGGTGGACGACGTGATGCTGAACGTCCCCACCGCCATGCGCACGGACCGCCGGCTCAACGGCTTCATCAGCTGGGTCGCCGGATCGGCCCTGCTGCGGGCGCCGGCCCGCGCCACACCGCGGCTGGAGACGCTGGCCGCGAGCCTCGCGGACCAGCTCAACCGGGCCATGCCCTACGTGCCGTTCGAGTATGCGGCGCTGGACGGAGCCGTGCATGACGAGGTGATCGCCGCCGGCTCCTACCTCGCTCTGTACCAGACCGGCATGCAGGCGCCCGACCGCTTTGCCCGTGGTGCCACCACCTCGACATTGCAGCGGCAGGGCAAGGCGGAGGTGCTGGACCTCGGCCACATCAAGGTCGCGCCCATGAGCCCCAAGCTCATGCGCTACGCCATCAACGAGTTCGACCTGCGCTCCTTCCAGAGCGCGGACGGACTCGCCTACCGTCTCGGCTTCGACCTCACCGCCTTGACACCGGACGAAGGACGGGGCTTGTTGGAGGAGGTGCTGGACCGTATGGGGCTTGGCGGCAGCGGCTGCACCGGGATCGTCGATACGGACGAGGAGCAGCCCGCGTGA
- a CDS encoding helix-turn-helix transcriptional regulator, giving the protein MGELDHYSRLVGDVYELSGDPRQWGILLEGVTRFIDGRVGQLAVFSLKQQTKPTWRVWGHDHNDYKTFLYRHATEDPRLSYILSNPGRVICGEDGVDPDQFRASALFREVVEPMDIEHSLVSYFAQEADVMATICAMRGRAQGPFGQAERQKLGLVVPHLRRAFELYALLDEAKAKVGDIAAALDIVDAGIFLVDAEMHVAHVNRAGESMVKSGDIAVRQGRLAFRDDRASRQVAAAVALALAAARGEANITHAEHMEVSRAGDDAGPFRVSLHPLPAGEGSPRLATRSQIAVVVRQPGRGGADVARRIQTTFKLTPSEAALAAALAVGASLADFAQQRNVALSTARSQLKALYEKTGTNRQGELVARLRESLDLSLV; this is encoded by the coding sequence ATGGGCGAACTCGATCACTACTCCCGCCTCGTCGGCGACGTTTACGAGCTTTCCGGCGATCCCCGGCAATGGGGCATCCTGCTGGAGGGCGTCACCCGCTTCATCGACGGGCGGGTCGGCCAGCTCGCGGTCTTCAGCCTCAAGCAGCAGACCAAGCCCACCTGGCGGGTGTGGGGCCACGACCACAACGACTACAAGACCTTCCTCTATCGCCACGCGACGGAAGACCCCCGCCTCTCCTACATCCTCTCCAATCCCGGCCGCGTCATCTGCGGCGAGGACGGGGTGGACCCGGACCAGTTCCGCGCCTCCGCGCTGTTCCGCGAGGTGGTGGAGCCCATGGACATCGAGCATTCGCTCGTCTCCTACTTCGCCCAGGAAGCCGACGTGATGGCCACCATCTGCGCCATGCGCGGCCGGGCGCAGGGCCCGTTCGGGCAGGCGGAGCGGCAGAAGCTCGGCCTCGTGGTGCCGCACCTCAGGCGAGCCTTCGAGCTTTACGCGCTGCTCGACGAGGCCAAGGCGAAGGTCGGCGACATCGCCGCCGCCCTCGACATCGTGGACGCCGGCATCTTCCTCGTGGATGCGGAGATGCACGTCGCCCATGTCAACCGCGCCGGCGAGAGCATGGTGAAGTCCGGCGACATCGCCGTGCGGCAGGGCCGGCTCGCCTTCCGCGACGACCGCGCCTCCCGGCAGGTCGCCGCCGCCGTCGCGCTGGCGCTGGCCGCCGCGCGGGGCGAGGCGAACATCACCCATGCCGAGCACATGGAGGTGTCGCGCGCCGGGGATGATGCCGGCCCGTTCCGGGTGTCGCTGCATCCGCTGCCCGCGGGCGAGGGCAGCCCGCGCCTTGCCACCCGCTCGCAGATCGCGGTGGTGGTGCGCCAGCCCGGGCGCGGCGGGGCCGACGTGGCGCGGCGCATCCAGACCACCTTCAAGCTCACGCCCTCCGAGGCGGCGCTGGCGGCGGCGCTGGCGGTGGGGGCTTCCCTCGCCGACTTCGCCCAGCAGCGCAACGTGGCGCTCTCCACCGCGCGCAGCCAATTGAAGGCGCTCTACGAGAAGACGGGCACCAACCGGCAGGGCGAGCTGGTCGCCCGGCTGCGCGAAAGCCTCGACCTGTCGCTGGTCTGA